The window CAGGACGGCGGCGAGGTCCCCGGCGGTGCCGGTGACCGAGAGCGATCCGCCGACCGCCGCCGTCGCGCGGTGCAGCACGGCGAGCCGCTCGCCGGAGCGGTGGAGCGCGGTGACGTCGGTGAACAGCGCCGTCACCCCGATCACCTGGCCGTCGGCGGCCTGCAGCCGGAAGGCCGAGATCGCCATCGCCGCGCCGCCGCCCGGCTCCTCGATCGTCCGCACCAGCTCCCCGGAGATCACCAGCGGCCGGCCCGTCCGCAGCACCTCGTGCAGTTGCGCTTCGACCGCCTCGGCGCCCTCGGGCTCCAGGAAGTCCCCGAGGCGCCGTCCGGTCAGGTCCGGCGGGAGGCCGGAGTAGGGGAGCAGGTGGGTGTTGGTCCTGACCAGTCGCAGCTGGGGGTCGAACACGGCGAGGCCCACCCGGTCCTGGAGGAACAGCTCCCGGGTGAACGCCTGGTCCTGCCGCCACTGGGTGACGAGTTCGGCGGGGGCGCCGAGCACGAAGTACCGGGCCGCGCCGGACGGCTTCCGGCCGTCGCTGTCCTCCAGCGGGAGCACCTGGAAGACGATCCCCAGCTCCTCGCCCCGGCCGGAGCGCACCAGCGCGGTGCCGGACCAGGTGTCGGAGGACTGCTCCGGGGACTGCGTCGCCGCCGGCTCGGCGGAGGCCGCCCGCTCAGCTGCCGCCGCTCGCTCCGCTGCCGCCGCGCGCTCGGCCCGGCGTTCGGCCAGCAGAGCGGTCCAGGTGGCCGGGTCGGCCAGCAGCTCACGGACCGGGCGGCCGCAGACCTCGGAGGCGGGCAGGGACAGCAGCTGCTCGGCCTCCCGGGTCCAGCGGACGATCCTGCCGTCCGCGTCCAGCAGGGCACCGGCCGCGCTGTCGACGAAGGGGGGTCGTCGGCTGTCCATGGTGCGCACCTCGGATGTGTCGTGCGGTCTCGGCCGTCTGCGGTTCGTCCGTCCGTCCGATGGTCACCCTCCCTCCCGCCGTCGGGCCGCGTGCCGCCGCAGGCCGCCATCCGGGTGATGTGCTGCCCCGCCGTCGCCGGGCCGCCGGGTCACCGCCCGCCGGGCAGAGCCGGCGTCCGCCGGGGGGACCGGGTGCCGGGCGCGGCCCACCGGTGACCGGGGGCCGAGGGGGAGGAGGTCCACCGTGCTCATCCGGTCGCTCCTCTCCTCCGGCCGCGAGCGCGCCGGTCCGTACTCCCCGCTGCCTGGCCCGGGGCTTCTCCATCATCCCTCCGGCGCGCGTCGCCGCCAGTCACGGCGGGCTACCGGCGACGGCCGGGCCGGGGCCTGTGCGGGGCCCGGGCCGAGGCGTCCCGTCAGGCGTTGCCGGGGTGTCCCACGGGCTCGGGGTGTGGTCGGTGCGCCGGGCCGGGGCCCGTCCCGCCCCGCGCCCGTCCGTTCGAGGACCGCCGGGCGCCCGGCATCCGCCGCGCGGACATCGCGCGAGGCCCGGGCCGTCACCGACCGGACACACGAAGGGGCCCGCTGGGCCGAACCGGCGAGTAACACTACGCTGAGCCGCCTCGATCCCGAGCCGTCGTGCCGGCCACCGCGAGCGGCCGGCCCGGGCCCCGACCACGCAGGAGGCACCATGACGATCCCGACCCGGGCACCGGCACCGGCACCGGCCCTGATCCCGGTCCAGGTCCGTGCCCAGGCCGCCGCCGTCCGCGCGGCCTACGCGCTGCCGCGGCCGCTGCGCCGGCTGATCGCCGGCGCGCCCGTCCGACGGGACGGCCAGCGGCTGGCCCTCGACGCCCAACTGCTGCTGAGCCTCCAGCGGATCTCCGGGAACCACCTGGTCAGGCCCGCCGGAGTGGCCGCGTCGCGGGTCGGGCTGGACCACGGCCGCCACCTGGTGAGCGGCCCGGTGATCGAGCCGGTGGCCACCCGCGAGATCCGGATCCCGGTCGAGTACGGCGAACTGCCGGCCACCCTGTACACGCCGGACGGCCTGGCCGCCCCGTCCGGGCTGCTGGTCTTCTTCCACGGCGGCGGCTGGGTGCTCGGCACCCGGACCAGCCACGACAACACCGCGCGCTTCCTCGCCCGGCACGCGGGTGTCCGGGTGCTCTCGGTCGAGTACCGGCTGGCCCCGGAGCACGTCTTCCCGGCCGCCGTGGACGACGCGCTGGCCGCCTTCGACCACGCCCACGCCGAGGCCGCCGACCTCGGCGTGGACCCGGATCGGATCGCGGTCGGCGGCGACAGCGCCGGCGGCAACCTGGCGGCCGTCACCGCCCAGCTGGCGGTCCGGCGCGGCGGGCCCG of the Kitasatospora sp. NBC_01246 genome contains:
- a CDS encoding alpha/beta hydrolase gives rise to the protein MTIPTRAPAPAPALIPVQVRAQAAAVRAAYALPRPLRRLIAGAPVRRDGQRLALDAQLLLSLQRISGNHLVRPAGVAASRVGLDHGRHLVSGPVIEPVATREIRIPVEYGELPATLYTPDGLAAPSGLLVFFHGGGWVLGTRTSHDNTARFLARHAGVRVLSVEYRLAPEHVFPAAVDDALAAFDHAHAEAADLGVDPDRIAVGGDSAGGNLAAVTAQLAVRRGGPAPAFQLLFYPAVDASRHRPSRELFADGFLLTSAHMDWFADHYAPEGVDRSDPRLSPLLTPDLTGLPPAYIATAGFDPLRDEGEAYAERLREAGVVVALSRQPDLIHGYINYLGIGRRFREATAEAAGALRLALSPNA